GGGCAGCGGACCGCCTAGGCCTTGTCCTGCCGCCTGGGGTAGGGGCGGAGGGCCCTGAGGAGGGCCCCCAACACGTCCTCCCCCTGGGGCAGGACCGCCACCTCCTCCCCCACCCCCTGGGCCCGCAGGGGCCCCCCAAGCCCCAGGGGGCCGTACTTGCGGCGCACAGCTACGAGGGTCTCGGCGAAGGCCCGGTCATCCAGGTAACCCAAGGCTTCCAGGCGCCTCAGGGCCTCCCCCCGCCGAAGCCGGCCTTGGGCTTCTCCCCAAGGCGGGCCCGGCCCAGGGCCCGCCGGGCCAGGAGGCGGAGGGCGTAGGGCAGGGCCTCGTCCATGCCTTTGGGGTACGCTAAAGCCCATGCGGGTCTTCGCCATCGCCGATCCCCACCTCTCCCGCGCGCACCCCAAGCCCATGACCATTTTCGGGCCCGCCTGGCAGGGCCACCCCGAGGCCTTTTTCCGAGGCTGGCGGCAGGTGGTGGGCCCCGAGGACCTGGTCATCGTGGCCGGGGACATCTCCTGGGCCATGCGCCTCAGCGAGGCCATCCCCGACCTTTTGGACCTTTCGGCCCTTCCCGGGAAAAAGGTCCTCCTCAAAGGGAACCACGACTACTGGTGGCCCTCCATCAGCCGCCTGAGGGCAGTCCTCCCCGAAGGGATGTACGCCCTGCAAAACGACGCCCTGGTCCTGGGCAACGTGGCGGTGGCGGGCACCCGGGGGTGGGAGTACCCCCCCAAGACCCCGGAGGACGAGAAGATCCTCGCCCGGGAGGTGGAGCGGCTCGGGCTCTCCCTGAAGGCCCTCGAGGGGAAGCCCTACCGCCACCTGGTCCTGGCCTTCCACTTTCCCCCCTTCGGCCCCGGTGGGGAGGCCAGCCCCCTTCTGGAAAAGGCGCTGGAGGCAGGACCCCAGAGCATCGTCTACGGCCACCTGCACGGGGCGGACCCTGAGCGCCTGCCCAGGGCCTACCGGGACGTCCCCCTCCACCTGGTGGCCGCAGACGCCCTGGGCTTCCGGCCCAAACTGGTCCTGGACGCAGGCTAAGGTTATACTTGGTACATGGTTTGGAAGCCGGTGGGGGAAGGGGTGGAGGCCCTCTACCTGACCACGCCCATCGGGCGGTGGGTGGGGTACGGGGTCTACGTGTACCGGTACCGGGGCCTCCTGGTGGACACGGGTCCCTCCAAGGCACGGCCTTTCCCCCCGGAGGCCGAGGCCGCCCTCCTTACCCACGCCCACGAGGACCATGCGGGCGGGGCGGCGCGGCTCGGGCTGCCCACCTATGGAAGCGCGGCCACGGCGGGCCTCCTCGCCGCCCCAAGCCCCCTGCGCCTCTACCGCCGCCTGGTCTGGGGCAACCCTGCCCCCTTGCAGGTGGCGGTGGCGGAGCGGGTGGGCCCCCTCCACCTCCTGCCCACCCCGGGCCACGCCCCGGACCACGTGGCCCTCTACGACCCCGAGAGGGGCCTCCTCTTCGGCGGGGACCTCTTCCTGGGCGTGAAGGCCAGCCTGGCCCCACCGGGCTTTGACCTAAAAGCCCTCTTGGAAAGCTTGAGGGCCGTGATCGCCCTCAAGCCCTCGGCCTTCTACTGCGCCCATGCGGGGCCCGTGGCGGCCCCCCTTCAGGCCCTGCGGGCCAAGCTGGATTTTCTGGAGAGGAAGCGGGAGGAGGCCCTTGGCCTGAAGGCGAAAGGCCTGGCCCCCGAGGAGGCGGTGCGCCACCTTTTCGGCGGGGAAAGCCCCATAGCCTACCTCTCCGGAGGGGAGATGAGCCGCCTGGCCCTGGTGAAGGCCCTTATGATGGAGCCATGATCCCCGTCCTCCTCCCCCCCCATCCCCAGGAAGGGGGTCCTGGAGGCTCCCCAGGTGGCGGTCCGTCCCCGGGGTCAAGGCGCCCCTTAGGGGTTTGAGCGGTGTCCAACCCCTGGCGTTTCCTCCTTCTCCTCCAAGGAGGCCTCCTCCTCCTGGGGGCTTCGGGGATGCTCCTCCTGGACTTTCCCCTGGGCGGGGACAGCCCCTGGACCGAGGTCCCGACAGGGGTGCTCCTCTTGCTGCTCCTGGCGGGCCTCGAGGCCCTCTTTCGCCGCCTCCTGCCCGCCTCCTTCGGGGAGGCGGAGAGGCTCCACGGGGAGCTGGGAAGGGCCCTGAAGACCTCGGGGCTTGGCCCCCCAGCCCTCCTCCTCCTGGCCCTCCTCTCCGGGGTGGCGGAGGAGGTCTTCTTCCGGGGGTTCCTGCAGAGCCTCCTCCTCCTGAAGCTTGGGACCCCGGCCGTTCTCCTCCAAGCCTTCCTCTTCGCCCTCCTCCATCCCGCCCCCAAGGCGGCCTGGGCCTACACCCTGTACACCGGGGTGGCGGGCCTCCTCTTCGGCTTGGCCTACCTTTTGACGGGAAGCCTTCTTCCTGGAATCCTGGCCCACACCCTCCACAACGCCCGGGGTTTCTACCAGGCTTGGCGCGGCGCTTAGCCCAACGCCCACGCCCGGCAAGGAGAAAGGGACTACATTGTCCCCCGGTCCCGTGCTAAAATATGGCGAGCAGAGGTTATCCCAGCGAGGCCTATGATATGGGAGAGCTGGACTTCATCCGCCAGCGCCAGGATGTGGAGGCCTACCGGGCCCTAAGCTGGGAGGGTCCCTTCGCCGACTACCTCCGCCTTCTCACGGAGGACCCCCGGCCCCTCAGGACCAGCTTCCAGCGGGCCCACGACATGATCCTGGCCTATGGGGTGGAGGAGTACACCCTCTTTCGGGAGAAGCTGCTCCACTACCATTTCTTTGACGATCCCTTTGAAGGGGGGAAGGACGCCATCTTTGGCCTGGACAAGCCCCTCATGCGCCTGGTGGCCACCCTGAAAGCGGCAGCCCACCGCCTGGGGCCGGAAAGGCGCATCCTCCTCCTCCACGGCCCTGTGGGCTCGGCCAAGAGCACCATCGCCCGCCTCCTCAAGAAGGGCCTCGAGGCCTACAGCCGCACCGAGGAAGGAAAGCTCTACACCTTCTACTGGAAGACCGAGGATGGCCCCCTCCCCTGCCCCATGCACGAGGAGCCCCTCCACCTCCTGCCCCCGGAGATGCGCGAGGCCTTCCTCAAGGAGCTCCGGGCCCTCCACCCCGACTACCCCTACCCCCTCGAGGTGGAGGGGGACCTCTGCCCCGTCTGCCGCTTCATGATGCGGGAGGCCTTGGGGCGGCACGGGGGGGACCTGGCGGCGGTGCTGGAGAAGGAGATCGTGGTCAAGCGCCTGGTCCTTTCGGAGAAGGACCGCATCGGCATCGGCACCTTCCAGCCCAAGGACGAGAAGAACCAGGACTCCACCGAGCTCACCGGGGACATCAACTACCGCAAGGTGGCCCTTTACGGCTCCGACTCCGACCCCCGGGCCTTCAACTTTGACGGGGAGCTCAACATCGCCAACCGGGGCATCGTGGAGTTCATCGAGATCCTCAAGCTGGACGTGGCCTTCCTCTACGACCTCCTCACGGCGAGCCAAGAGCACAAGATCAAGTCCAAGAAGTTCGCCCAGACGGACATCGACGAGATCGTCTTGGGCCACACCAACGAGCCAGAATATAGGAAACTTCAGGCCAACGAGTACATGGAGGCCCTCCGGGACCGGACCATCAAGATCGACGTCCCCTACATCCTCCGGGTCTCCGACGAGGTCAAGATCTACCGCCGGGACTTCGCCAAGGTGCGGGCCAAGCACATCGCCCCCCACACCCTGGAGATGGCCGCCACCTGGGCGGTCCTCACCCGCCTCGAGGCCCCGAGGCGGGCGGGCCTCACCCTCATGCAAAAGCTCAAGCTCTACGACGGCCGGCTCCTCCCGGGCTGGACGGAGGAGGCGGTGCGGGAACTCATGGGGGAGGCCAAGCGGGAGGGCTTGGAGGGCATCAGCCCCCGCTACATCCAGGACAAGATCTCAAACGTCCTCGTCACCAGCGAGGAGCCCTGCATCAATCCCTTCATGGTCATGAACGAGCTAGAGGAGGGCCTCAAGCACCACTCCCTCATCTCTGACGAAAAGACCAAGGAGCGGTACCGGGCCCTCCTCCAGGAGGTGAAGGCCGAGTACGCAGAGATCGTCAAGAACGAGGTGCAAAGGGCCATCGCCGCCGACGAGGAGGCCCTAAACCGCCTCTTCCACAACTACATTGACCACGTCAAGGCCTACGTCCTGGGGGAGAAGGTGAAGAACCCCTACACCGGGACCCCCGAGCCCCCCAACGAAAGGCTCATGCGTTCGGTGGAGGAGCGGATCGAGATCCCCGAGTCCCGCAAGGACGACTTCCGCCGGGAGATCATGAACTACATCGGGGCCCTGGCCCTGGAGGGGCGGCAGTTCACCTACAAGGACAACGACCGCCTGCGCCGGGCCCTGGAGCTCAAGCTCTTTGAGGACCAGAAGGACAGCATCCGGCTCTCCGCCCTGGTCTCGGGCACGGTGGACCCCGAGACCCAGGCTAAGATTGACGTGGTCAAGGCCAGGCTCATTAGGGACTACGGCTACTGCGAGCACTGCGCGGGCGGCGTCTTGGAGTTCGCCGCCTCTCTCTTCGCCCGGAGCGAGCGATGAGGCCGGTTGAGCGCGACCTCCTGCGCTTCAAGGAGATCGTCCGGGGGGAGGTGAAAAAAAGGGCCCGGGAGTTCCTGACCCGGGAGGAGCTTTTGGGCCAGATGGAGGGGCGGGTGGTCTCCATCCCCCTCCCCCAGCTGGAGGTGCCCAAGATCGTTTACGGGGAGCCCTGGGGCGAGGGCCTCCTGGGCGGGGGGCCGGGGGCGGAGGGCCTGGGCCCGGGGGGGCACATCCCCGTGGCCGAGCTGGAGCTGGAGGAGTTCTTGGACCTCATGGGGGAGGCCCTCAAGCTCCCCCGCCTCAGGCCCAAGGGGGAGGGGGAGGTGACGGAGGAGGCCTTCCGCCATACCACCATCGCCCGGAAAGGCCCCAGGGGCCTCCGCCACGTGCGCCGCACCCTCAAGGAAAGCCTTAAGCGAAGCCTCTTTTCGGGAGAGTACCGGGAGGAGGACCCGAGGCTTGTCCCTGAGCGGGAGGACCTCCGCTACAAGGCCCCAAAGGCCAAGCCCCGGCCCCACGCCCAGGCGGTGGTCCTCTTCGCCCTGGACGTCTCGGGAAGCATGCGGGAGGAGGAGCTGAGCCTGGTGAGAACCCTCTCCTTTTGGATCACCCTCTGGATCCGCCGCCACTTCCCCAGGCTGGAAAGGCGCTACCTCCTCCACGACGCCGAGGCCTGGGAGGTCTCCGAGGAGGAGTTCTTCAAGGCCCGGGAAGGAGGGGGAACGAGGCTCTCCAGCGCCCTCCTCCTGGCGGAGGAGATCCTCAAGGCCTACCCCGAGGCCTTCTACAACCGCTACCTCTACCACTTCTCCGACGGGGAGAACTGGCACGGGGACACCCCCGTGGCCCTTGAGGCCCTAGGCCGCCTCCTCCCATCCCTGGCCCTTTACGGCTACGCCCAGGTCCAGGGCCCCTACGGCCAGGGGCGTTTCCTAGAGGAGGTAGAGGAGGCCCTGGGGGAACGGGAGGAGCTGGCCGCGGTGGAGGTGCGGGGCCGGGAGGACCTGGCGTTGGCCCTAAGGCGGCTTTTGGGAGGGTAAAGTGCGGAAGGAGCTGCAGGACTGGGCCCTCCGCCTGCGGGAACGGGCGGAAGCGGAGGAGCTTTCCTTTCCTCCTGTGCTCTTTGAGGAGGTGGGGCCCGAGGAGATGGCCATGCTGGCCGCCTACGGGGGGTTTCCCCGCCGCTACCCCCACTGGCGCTTTGGGAGCGAGTACCTGCGCCACCGGGAGGTCTACCGCTATGGCCTTGGGCGCATCTACGAGCTGGTGGTGAACACCGCCCCTGTGCACGCTTACCTCCTCAAGGGAAACACCCTCCTTGCGCAGAAGCTGGTCATCGCCCACGTCTACGCCCACGCCGACTTCTTCCAGAACAACCTGGCCTTCCGCCCCACCCCCAAGGACATGCTAGAGGAGATGGCCCACCACGCCGCCTTCGTGGAAAGGGCTATGGAAAAGCATGGGGCCAGGAGCGTGGAGGAGTTCTTGGACATGGCCCTCTCCCTGGAGAACCTCATTGACCCCCACACCCCCTACATCCAAAGGCCCCGGGAGGTGGAGGAAAAGCCCGAGTCCCCCAGGCTTAAGGTGCGCCCCTACCTGGACCCCTACGTGAACCCACCCCCCGAGCCCCCCAAGGAGGCGGAGGAGGGGGCGAGCCTGAAGCCCCTTCCCCCGAGGCCGACCCGGGACATCCTGGGCTTCCTGGCCCAATACGCCCCCTTGGCCCCTTGGCAGAGGGGCATCCTGGAGATCATCCGGGAGGAAAGCCTCTACTATGCCCCCCAGGCCGCCACCAAGATCCTCAACGAGGGCTGGGCCACCTACTGGCACACCCGGCTCCTCCTCCCCCTTCTCTCCCCCGAGGAGGCCTTGGAGTTCGCCGAACTGCAGGCAGGCCTCCTCGCCCCTCATGGCTTCAACCCCTACCGCCTGGGCTACCTCCTCCTGAAGGAGGTGGAGGAGAGGTGGGATAAGGGACGGTACGGTCCCGAATACGAGGCCCTTCCCCTAGGGGAAAGGCTCCGCTACGAGAGGCCCACGGGGGAAGGGAGGAGGAAGCTCTTCCAGGTGCGCACCGTACACACGGACATCTCCTTCCTGGAGGAGTTCCTCACCCCCGAGTTCGCCCTGCGCCAACGCCTCATTGCCCCCGAGGACCTGCCCCGGTTCCAGGGGGCCAAAAGGGCCCTCCTCTTCCGCCTCACCAACATGGGCTACCCCATCGTAGAACTGGTGGACGCCAACTACGGTAACCGGGGGGAGCTCTACCTGGAGCACCTTTACGAAGGCGTGGAGCTGGACCAAAGAAAGACCAAGGCGGTGTTGCAAAACCTCCACCGCCTCTGGGGCCGCCCCGTCCACCTGAAGACGGTGGCCAACGGGAAGGAAACCCTCCTCTCCGCGGGCGCCTAGCGCAGGACCCGGAGGTAGCCCAGGAGGAGGGCCTCGGAGAGCTCCCCCAAGTGCCGGCTCACAAGCTGCCCCTCCCGGTCAAAGAAGAAGGTGGTAGGAAGCCCCTGGATGCCCAAGGCCTGGGAGAGGCGGGTCTCGGGGTCCAGGAGGACCCAGTCCACCACCAGGCCTTCGCTCTCCAGGAAGCGCCTCACGGTCTCCGGGCCCTCTCCCTGGCTCACGAAGACGAAGTAGATCTCAGGGTTCTCCCGGCTCAGGCGCATCATCATGGGCAGCTCACGCCGGCAAGGGGGGCACCAGGTGGCCCAGGCGTTGAGGACCACGGGCTTGCCCTTGAACTGGGCTAGGGAAACCTCCGTGCCCCCCAGGGTATAGAGGGTCAGGGCGGGAAGCTCCTGCCCCTCCGTCTCCCGGCCCCGGGTCAGGAGGAGGCCCGCCACCAACAAAGCCGCCATCCCCGCTCCCAGGGCGTACCGCCAAAGGCGCTTGGGCAAGGTCATGAGCGTGTACCCTCCTCCTGCCAGGATACCCCATAAGGGGTCAAACCCCCCCTGCCAGACGTAGAGGGCGCTGAGGGGGTCCTTGGCGTAGACCGAGGCGTTTTGCAAGACGAAGCCGAGCCTGGCCCCGAGGAGCCCCACCAGGATGGCGTTATAGGCCCAAGGGGCGAGCCTCCTGTCCACCCGCCGGGCCAGGACTTCGGCCACCACCACCATGGCCAAGAGGGCCAGGGCCACCTGGACCCTGGCCCA
The genomic region above belongs to Thermus sediminis and contains:
- a CDS encoding regulatory protein RecX is translated as MGYLDDRAFAETLVAVRRKYGPLGLGGPLRAQGVGEEVAVLPQGEDVLGALLRALRPYPRRQDKA
- a CDS encoding metallophosphoesterase; this encodes MRVFAIADPHLSRAHPKPMTIFGPAWQGHPEAFFRGWRQVVGPEDLVIVAGDISWAMRLSEAIPDLLDLSALPGKKVLLKGNHDYWWPSISRLRAVLPEGMYALQNDALVLGNVAVAGTRGWEYPPKTPEDEKILAREVERLGLSLKALEGKPYRHLVLAFHFPPFGPGGEASPLLEKALEAGPQSIVYGHLHGADPERLPRAYRDVPLHLVAADALGFRPKLVLDAG
- a CDS encoding MBL fold metallo-hydrolase, whose translation is MVWKPVGEGVEALYLTTPIGRWVGYGVYVYRYRGLLVDTGPSKARPFPPEAEAALLTHAHEDHAGGAARLGLPTYGSAATAGLLAAPSPLRLYRRLVWGNPAPLQVAVAERVGPLHLLPTPGHAPDHVALYDPERGLLFGGDLFLGVKASLAPPGFDLKALLESLRAVIALKPSAFYCAHAGPVAAPLQALRAKLDFLERKREEALGLKAKGLAPEEAVRHLFGGESPIAYLSGGEMSRLALVKALMMEP
- a CDS encoding CPBP family intramembrane glutamic endopeptidase, whose amino-acid sequence is MSNPWRFLLLLQGGLLLLGASGMLLLDFPLGGDSPWTEVPTGVLLLLLLAGLEALFRRLLPASFGEAERLHGELGRALKTSGLGPPALLLLALLSGVAEEVFFRGFLQSLLLLKLGTPAVLLQAFLFALLHPAPKAAWAYTLYTGVAGLLFGLAYLLTGSLLPGILAHTLHNARGFYQAWRGA
- a CDS encoding PrkA family serine protein kinase; this translates as MGELDFIRQRQDVEAYRALSWEGPFADYLRLLTEDPRPLRTSFQRAHDMILAYGVEEYTLFREKLLHYHFFDDPFEGGKDAIFGLDKPLMRLVATLKAAAHRLGPERRILLLHGPVGSAKSTIARLLKKGLEAYSRTEEGKLYTFYWKTEDGPLPCPMHEEPLHLLPPEMREAFLKELRALHPDYPYPLEVEGDLCPVCRFMMREALGRHGGDLAAVLEKEIVVKRLVLSEKDRIGIGTFQPKDEKNQDSTELTGDINYRKVALYGSDSDPRAFNFDGELNIANRGIVEFIEILKLDVAFLYDLLTASQEHKIKSKKFAQTDIDEIVLGHTNEPEYRKLQANEYMEALRDRTIKIDVPYILRVSDEVKIYRRDFAKVRAKHIAPHTLEMAATWAVLTRLEAPRRAGLTLMQKLKLYDGRLLPGWTEEAVRELMGEAKREGLEGISPRYIQDKISNVLVTSEEPCINPFMVMNELEEGLKHHSLISDEKTKERYRALLQEVKAEYAEIVKNEVQRAIAADEEALNRLFHNYIDHVKAYVLGEKVKNPYTGTPEPPNERLMRSVEERIEIPESRKDDFRREIMNYIGALALEGRQFTYKDNDRLRRALELKLFEDQKDSIRLSALVSGTVDPETQAKIDVVKARLIRDYGYCEHCAGGVLEFAASLFARSER
- a CDS encoding DUF444 family protein; this translates as MRPVERDLLRFKEIVRGEVKKRAREFLTREELLGQMEGRVVSIPLPQLEVPKIVYGEPWGEGLLGGGPGAEGLGPGGHIPVAELELEEFLDLMGEALKLPRLRPKGEGEVTEEAFRHTTIARKGPRGLRHVRRTLKESLKRSLFSGEYREEDPRLVPEREDLRYKAPKAKPRPHAQAVVLFALDVSGSMREEELSLVRTLSFWITLWIRRHFPRLERRYLLHDAEAWEVSEEEFFKAREGGGTRLSSALLLAEEILKAYPEAFYNRYLYHFSDGENWHGDTPVALEALGRLLPSLALYGYAQVQGPYGQGRFLEEVEEALGEREELAAVEVRGREDLALALRRLLGG
- a CDS encoding SpoVR family protein, whose amino-acid sequence is MRKELQDWALRLRERAEAEELSFPPVLFEEVGPEEMAMLAAYGGFPRRYPHWRFGSEYLRHREVYRYGLGRIYELVVNTAPVHAYLLKGNTLLAQKLVIAHVYAHADFFQNNLAFRPTPKDMLEEMAHHAAFVERAMEKHGARSVEEFLDMALSLENLIDPHTPYIQRPREVEEKPESPRLKVRPYLDPYVNPPPEPPKEAEEGASLKPLPPRPTRDILGFLAQYAPLAPWQRGILEIIREESLYYAPQAATKILNEGWATYWHTRLLLPLLSPEEALEFAELQAGLLAPHGFNPYRLGYLLLKEVEERWDKGRYGPEYEALPLGERLRYERPTGEGRRKLFQVRTVHTDISFLEEFLTPEFALRQRLIAPEDLPRFQGAKRALLFRLTNMGYPIVELVDANYGNRGELYLEHLYEGVELDQRKTKAVLQNLHRLWGRPVHLKTVANGKETLLSAGA
- a CDS encoding TlpA disulfide reductase family protein, translated to MDALQVGPFALPWARVQVALALLAMVVVAEVLARRVDRRLAPWAYNAILVGLLGARLGFVLQNASVYAKDPLSALYVWQGGFDPLWGILAGGGYTLMTLPKRLWRYALGAGMAALLVAGLLLTRGRETEGQELPALTLYTLGGTEVSLAQFKGKPVVLNAWATWCPPCRRELPMMMRLSRENPEIYFVFVSQGEGPETVRRFLESEGLVVDWVLLDPETRLSQALGIQGLPTTFFFDREGQLVSRHLGELSEALLLGYLRVLR